AAATTAATATCTCTTATTTTATTTTTATTGCTTTTGTAATAACCTTTCTGATTATGGTTTGTTTATTTGTATAGTATAGAATGATATATGTGCTAATAATGTTTAACCTTTAAGAAATGTTCAAATGGATAAGAAAGAGATAGGTTGCAATGCAGGAAAAGTTTGGCATATACTGAGTAATAATGCCAGTTGGAAATATGACGATTTGAAGGAAAAATCTGGTTTAAAAGATAAAGAGTTAGCTGCTGCTATAGGATGGTTGGCGAGAGAGAATAAGATTGAATTAGAAGAAGAAGGAGAAGATCTCTATATTTATTTGTGTGTAAACGTATATATTGGATAAGTTTTTATTTGTCAAAATAGAAAATTCCCAGAGAAACTTTTTATGAAGCTCCTCCGGGATGTTGTAATCTCTTATTTTTTCTCTTTGCTATTTTTCATTTCAATAATAAAAGCTAGAATTAGTCCTGCTCCTCCGAATAATAATACACAGGAACCGTAGATAACTCCTGAGATCTGTCGGATGTCCCAGTTGCTGAATCCTTCTCTCGTGCCATAGTAAGGAAAATAATTCGCACAGATTAAAAAGCCTACGAGAAGTCCTAATCCAACTCCCATCAATAAACATCCTGCTT
This is a stretch of genomic DNA from uncultured Bacteroides sp.. It encodes these proteins:
- a CDS encoding winged helix-turn-helix domain-containing protein, with the protein product MDKKEIGCNAGKVWHILSNNASWKYDDLKEKSGLKDKELAAAIGWLARENKIELEEEGEDLYIYLCVNVYIG
- a CDS encoding DUF6249 domain-containing protein translates to MMDFIMAPLIVGIITLGIYKLFELFVCKRERLTIIEKLNEQLISSNSLDKLTLPNYTQARFSFNALKAGCLLMGVGLGLLVGFLICANYFPYYGTREGFSNWDIRQISGVIYGSCVLLFGGAGLILAFIIEMKNSKEKK